The following proteins are co-located in the Pararhizobium capsulatum DSM 1112 genome:
- a CDS encoding L-rhamnose mutarotase, with protein sequence MQRMGMVIGLKPEKVAEYKRLHAAVWPEILALISECNITNYTIFLKEPENLLFGTWEYVGADFEADMAAMARHPKNQEWWSVCMPCQEPLATRKEGEWWAMMEEVFHHD encoded by the coding sequence ATGCAGCGCATGGGTATGGTGATCGGACTGAAGCCGGAGAAGGTCGCGGAATACAAGCGGCTGCATGCAGCCGTCTGGCCCGAAATTCTTGCGCTGATTTCCGAATGCAACATCACCAACTACACCATCTTCCTAAAGGAGCCGGAAAACCTGCTGTTCGGCACCTGGGAGTATGTCGGAGCCGATTTCGAGGCCGATATGGCTGCCATGGCGCGCCATCCTAAGAACCAGGAATGGTGGTCCGTCTGCATGCCCTGCCAGGAGCCGCTTGCCACCCGCAAGGAAGGTGAATGGTGGGCGATGATGGAAGAGGTGTTTCATCATGATTGA
- a CDS encoding Gfo/Idh/MocA family protein, with amino-acid sequence MIEISDPSSLRQWWPKPSAPKPIVIFGAGSIVGDAHLPAYRKGGFPVAGLYDPNRDKAEALAQQWGIKAFASRDEAFAVEGAIFDLATPPAVHAEILSQLPRGSHALIQKPMGSDLAQATDILKVCRERDIRAAVNFQLRFAPMMLALHDAVKKGYLGEIVDFDAWLALATPWGLWPFLKGLPRIEIAMHSIHYLDFVRGLLGNPKGVHAKTIGHPNHEVAQTRTAAILDYGDKVRCVLSINHDHDFGRKFQACEFRISGTEGAAYVKLGVNLDYPRGEPDELWIRPRGTQDWVQVALEGAWFPDAFINRMANLQRFATGEDRELIGSVEDAWQTMALVEAAYQSSAAPAMPIAQLPEA; translated from the coding sequence ATGATTGAGATATCCGACCCATCCAGCCTCCGACAATGGTGGCCCAAGCCGTCTGCGCCAAAACCGATCGTGATTTTTGGCGCTGGTTCGATTGTTGGCGACGCCCATCTGCCTGCCTATCGCAAGGGCGGCTTCCCCGTTGCTGGGCTTTACGACCCCAACCGCGACAAGGCCGAGGCGCTGGCGCAGCAATGGGGCATCAAGGCTTTTGCATCACGCGATGAGGCGTTTGCGGTCGAAGGCGCGATCTTCGATCTCGCCACGCCACCGGCCGTCCATGCTGAAATCCTCTCGCAATTGCCGCGTGGCTCCCATGCGCTGATCCAGAAGCCAATGGGCAGTGATCTCGCTCAGGCGACCGATATCCTGAAAGTCTGCCGCGAACGCGATATCCGCGCCGCCGTTAATTTCCAGCTCCGTTTCGCCCCGATGATGCTGGCGCTGCATGATGCTGTCAAAAAGGGGTATCTTGGTGAGATTGTAGACTTCGACGCATGGCTGGCGCTCGCGACCCCATGGGGTCTCTGGCCATTTCTCAAAGGCTTGCCGCGTATCGAGATCGCCATGCACTCGATACACTATCTTGATTTCGTGCGAGGCCTTCTCGGTAATCCGAAGGGCGTCCATGCCAAGACAATCGGCCATCCGAACCACGAGGTCGCCCAGACCCGCACGGCCGCCATTCTGGACTATGGCGACAAGGTGCGCTGCGTGCTCTCGATCAACCACGACCATGATTTCGGCCGCAAGTTCCAGGCCTGCGAGTTTCGCATATCCGGTACGGAAGGCGCAGCCTACGTGAAACTTGGCGTCAATCTCGACTATCCGCGCGGCGAGCCGGACGAACTTTGGATACGCCCCCGTGGCACGCAAGACTGGGTTCAGGTCGCGCTTGAGGGCGCATGGTTCCCTGACGCCTTCATTAACCGCATGGCCAATCTGCAGCGTTTTGCCACCGGCGAGGACAGGGAACTGATCGGTTCCGTCGAGGATGCCTGGCAGACAATGGCCCTGGTCGAGGCCGCTTACCAATCGAGCGCCGCGCCAGCCATGCCGATTGCACAACTTCCGGAGGCCTGA
- a CDS encoding ABC transporter ATP-binding protein: protein MAPVTLRKLVKRYGALEVVHGIDLEVKDREFVALVGPSGCGKSTTLRMIAGLEDISGGDIEIGDNVVNDLPPRARNISMVFQSYALYPHMTVAENMGFSLKIAGRSQDDIKARVAEAAAILDLGHLLERKPSQLSGGQRQRVAMGRAIVRQPDVFLFDEPLSNLDAKLRTQVRTEIKKLHARMKATMIYVTHDQVEAMTLSDRIVIMRDGYIEQVGTPEDVFRKPETKFVAGFIGSPPMNMDEAVVTGGELVFSNARLPVPPKFLSRVKEGQKVTFGLRPDDLYPEGHGLHAGEASAVHAADLAVSITEPLGNETLVFVQFNGRDWVSRMLNPRALASGEKVRMSFDLSKAHLFDAETGKTLDI, encoded by the coding sequence ATGGCTCCGGTCACGCTTAGGAAACTCGTCAAACGCTACGGTGCACTCGAAGTCGTTCATGGCATCGACCTTGAAGTGAAGGACCGCGAATTCGTCGCGCTGGTCGGGCCCTCGGGTTGCGGCAAGTCCACAACGCTTCGCATGATTGCCGGCCTCGAAGACATCAGCGGCGGCGACATCGAAATCGGCGATAACGTCGTTAACGACCTACCGCCGCGCGCCCGCAACATTTCCATGGTGTTCCAGTCCTATGCGCTCTATCCGCATATGACGGTCGCTGAGAACATGGGCTTCTCGCTGAAGATCGCCGGTCGGTCGCAGGACGATATCAAGGCGCGGGTGGCGGAAGCCGCCGCCATTCTCGATCTCGGCCATCTTCTCGAGCGCAAGCCGTCGCAGTTGTCCGGCGGCCAGCGCCAGCGCGTTGCCATGGGCCGTGCCATCGTGCGCCAACCGGATGTCTTCCTGTTCGACGAGCCGTTGTCGAACCTCGACGCCAAGCTTCGCACGCAGGTTCGCACCGAGATCAAAAAGCTGCATGCCCGCATGAAGGCAACGATGATCTACGTCACCCATGACCAGGTTGAGGCGATGACGCTTTCCGACCGCATCGTCATCATGCGCGATGGCTATATTGAGCAGGTTGGAACGCCAGAGGATGTCTTCCGCAAGCCGGAGACCAAGTTCGTCGCTGGTTTTATCGGTTCGCCGCCGATGAACATGGACGAGGCAGTCGTCACGGGTGGCGAACTCGTGTTCTCAAACGCACGGCTTCCGGTTCCACCCAAGTTTCTCTCACGTGTTAAGGAAGGCCAGAAAGTCACATTCGGTCTGCGGCCGGACGATCTCTACCCCGAGGGCCACGGACTTCATGCCGGCGAGGCGAGCGCTGTGCATGCCGCCGATCTGGCCGTCTCGATCACCGAGCCACTCGGCAACGAAACCCTTGTTTTTGTGCAGTTCAACGGCCGCGACTGGGTGTCGCGCATGCTTAATCCACGGGCGCTTGCGAGCGGGGAGAAAGTGCGCATGAGCTTCGACCTCTCCAAGGCGCATCTCTTCGATGCCGAAACCGGCAAGACCCTGGATATCTGA
- a CDS encoding carbohydrate ABC transporter permease, protein MDINSSHRLRRRLLKFAHLIGLFLAMAIICLPGLWIVLSSLRPTVEIMAKPPVWIPEQISLEAYRAMFSGAGQGGIPVWDYFRNSLIISITSTVIALAIGMAGGYAFARYRFKAKSAIFLGFMLTRAVPGIALSLPLFMIYARTGIIDTHFSLILTYVALNVPFTIWLIDGFFRQVPKDLAEAAQIDGCTPWQAFWQVEFPLAGPGIASAGIFAFLTSWNEYALASQITRSVNSKTLPVGLLDYTSEFTIDWRGMCALAVVMIVPALTLTFIIQKHLVSGLTFGAVKG, encoded by the coding sequence ATGGATATCAATAGTTCCCATCGCCTGCGCCGGCGCCTTTTGAAGTTCGCGCATCTGATCGGCTTGTTCCTCGCCATGGCGATCATCTGCCTGCCCGGCCTCTGGATCGTGCTGTCGTCGCTCAGGCCCACCGTCGAGATCATGGCAAAGCCGCCGGTCTGGATCCCCGAACAGATTTCGCTTGAAGCCTATCGCGCCATGTTTTCCGGTGCGGGGCAGGGGGGCATTCCAGTCTGGGATTATTTCCGCAATTCACTGATCATCTCGATCACCTCGACGGTGATCGCGCTCGCCATCGGCATGGCTGGCGGATACGCCTTTGCCCGCTACCGGTTCAAGGCGAAGTCGGCGATCTTCCTCGGCTTCATGCTGACACGCGCCGTGCCGGGCATCGCGTTGTCGCTGCCGCTGTTCATGATCTATGCGCGCACTGGCATTATTGACACCCATTTCTCGCTGATCCTCACCTACGTCGCGTTAAATGTGCCCTTCACCATCTGGTTGATCGACGGCTTCTTCCGGCAAGTGCCGAAAGATCTGGCGGAGGCCGCCCAGATCGATGGTTGCACGCCCTGGCAAGCCTTCTGGCAAGTGGAGTTTCCGCTGGCGGGTCCGGGCATCGCATCTGCCGGGATCTTTGCCTTCCTCACGTCGTGGAACGAATATGCACTGGCCTCGCAGATCACGCGGTCGGTCAATTCCAAGACGTTGCCGGTCGGGCTACTCGACTATACCTCCGAGTTCACCATCGACTGGCGCGGCATGTGTGCGCTTGCGGTCGTCATGATCGTTCCGGCGCTGACCCTCACGTTCATCATTCAGAAACACCTCGTCTCGGGCCTGACCTTCGGCGCGGTGAAAGGATAA
- a CDS encoding mandelate racemase/muconate lactonizing enzyme family protein — MAKIEKIELRMVDLPPKVKRTDAIQSFVSQETPIVTITDSDGAVGTGYSYTIGTGGSSVMRLLSDHLVPILIDEDANCIEAIWHKMEFFTHATTIGPITALALAAVDTALWDLRAKKQNLPLWKLAGGAKDRCPLYTTEGGWLHIEKEALVEDALQAKAKGFSGSKVKIGKPHGAEDYARLSAMRIALGDGFEIMTDCNQGFTVDEAIRRAARLKELDLAWIEEPLPADDLDGHIRLTRSIPTPIAVGESMYSIRHFREYMQKGACSIVQVDVARIGGITPWLKVAHAAEAFDIPVCPHFLMELHVSLTCAVPNGKYVEYIPQLDDLTTKGMEIVDGKALAPSEAGIGIAWDWDAVKARSIPEFTTEFRA, encoded by the coding sequence ATGGCGAAAATCGAGAAAATCGAACTGCGCATGGTCGACCTGCCACCGAAGGTGAAGCGGACCGACGCCATTCAGAGCTTCGTCAGCCAGGAGACGCCCATCGTCACGATCACGGATTCGGATGGCGCAGTCGGCACCGGCTACAGCTACACGATCGGCACCGGCGGCTCCTCCGTCATGCGGCTGCTGTCTGATCATCTTGTCCCGATCCTGATCGATGAGGACGCCAATTGCATCGAGGCGATTTGGCACAAAATGGAGTTTTTTACGCACGCCACCACGATTGGCCCGATCACGGCGCTGGCGTTGGCGGCCGTCGATACGGCGCTGTGGGACCTGCGTGCGAAGAAACAGAACCTGCCGCTCTGGAAACTCGCCGGCGGGGCCAAGGATCGCTGCCCGCTCTACACCACCGAAGGCGGCTGGCTGCATATCGAAAAAGAAGCCCTGGTCGAGGATGCGTTGCAGGCCAAGGCCAAGGGCTTTTCCGGTTCCAAGGTCAAGATCGGCAAGCCGCATGGCGCCGAAGACTATGCCCGCCTTTCCGCAATGCGTATTGCCCTTGGCGATGGTTTCGAGATCATGACGGATTGCAATCAGGGTTTTACCGTCGATGAAGCGATCCGCCGCGCCGCGCGACTGAAGGAGCTCGATCTCGCCTGGATTGAGGAGCCTCTTCCGGCCGACGATCTCGACGGGCATATTCGGCTGACACGCTCGATACCGACGCCGATTGCGGTCGGGGAGTCGATGTATTCGATCCGCCATTTCCGCGAATATATGCAGAAGGGCGCCTGCTCGATCGTTCAGGTGGATGTTGCCCGTATCGGTGGCATCACGCCCTGGCTGAAGGTGGCGCATGCGGCAGAAGCCTTCGACATCCCAGTCTGCCCGCACTTCCTGATGGAACTGCATGTCAGCCTCACCTGCGCCGTGCCGAACGGTAAATATGTCGAATATATCCCCCAGCTCGATGACCTGACGACCAAGGGCATGGAGATCGTCGATGGCAAGGCATTGGCACCGTCAGAAGCCGGGATTGGCATTGCGTGGGATTGGGACGCGGTGAAGGCCCGCTCGATCCCGGAATTCACCACTGAGTTCCGCGCCTGA
- a CDS encoding MaoC/PaaZ C-terminal domain-containing protein, with the protein MAEQIIHYEDYELGHERVTTGRTITETDFVVHAGHTGDFFPHHMDAEFAKSLPGGQRIAHGTMVFSIGVGLTATLINPVAFSYGYDRLRFIRPVHIGDTIRTRVTISAKEDDPKRVNMGRVVERCEVLNQRHEVVLAADHILLVERKAN; encoded by the coding sequence ATGGCAGAGCAGATCATCCACTACGAAGACTACGAACTCGGCCACGAGCGTGTCACGACCGGCCGCACGATCACCGAAACGGACTTTGTCGTGCATGCCGGCCACACCGGCGATTTTTTCCCGCATCACATGGATGCCGAATTTGCGAAGTCGCTTCCCGGTGGCCAGCGCATCGCCCATGGCACCATGGTGTTCTCGATCGGCGTCGGCCTCACAGCCACGCTCATCAACCCGGTTGCTTTTTCCTATGGTTATGATCGCTTACGCTTCATCCGTCCCGTCCATATCGGTGATACGATCCGCACGCGGGTGACAATCTCCGCCAAGGAGGATGATCCGAAGCGGGTGAACATGGGACGGGTCGTGGAACGCTGCGAAGTACTGAACCAGAGACATGAAGTCGTTCTGGCCGCGGATCATATCCTGCTGGTCGAACGCAAAGCCAACTAA
- a CDS encoding SDR family oxidoreductase produces MTDYLHGKTVLITAAAQGIGRASALAFAMAGAKVHATDINMDVLSEIAGKDGIVTHKLNVLDEDAVKGLVAEIGAIDVLFNCAGVVHGGTILDMPDKDLEFAFDLNVKAMIRTIRAVLPGMLERKDGSIVNMASVASSVKGVPNRFAYGVTKAAVIGLTKAVAADYVGQGIRCNAICPGTVESPSLQDRLRAQGDFEAARAAFIARQPIGRIGTPEEIADLAVYVAGATYTTGQAYNIDGGWSI; encoded by the coding sequence ATGACGGATTATCTTCACGGCAAGACGGTATTGATCACGGCGGCAGCTCAGGGCATCGGTCGCGCCTCGGCGCTTGCCTTTGCCATGGCCGGTGCCAAGGTCCATGCGACCGACATCAACATGGATGTGCTTTCCGAAATCGCCGGAAAAGACGGTATTGTCACCCATAAGCTCAATGTGCTGGATGAAGATGCCGTGAAGGGTCTGGTCGCCGAGATTGGCGCCATCGATGTGCTGTTCAATTGCGCCGGCGTCGTCCACGGCGGCACCATTCTGGACATGCCGGACAAGGATCTGGAATTCGCGTTCGATCTCAACGTCAAGGCGATGATCCGCACTATCCGTGCCGTGCTGCCGGGCATGCTGGAGCGCAAGGACGGCTCGATCGTCAACATGGCCTCGGTCGCGTCCAGCGTGAAGGGCGTACCGAACCGTTTTGCTTACGGCGTCACCAAGGCGGCAGTCATCGGCCTCACCAAGGCCGTCGCTGCCGATTATGTCGGCCAGGGCATCCGCTGCAATGCGATTTGCCCCGGCACGGTCGAAAGCCCTTCGCTGCAGGATCGCCTGCGGGCCCAAGGTGACTTTGAAGCCGCCCGCGCCGCCTTTATTGCCCGCCAGCCGATCGGCCGTATCGGTACACCGGAGGAGATTGCGGACCTTGCCGTCTATGTTGCCGGGGCGACCTACACGACGGGTCAGGCCTACAACATCGACGGTGGCTGGTCGATCTGA